In a single window of the Tribolium castaneum strain GA2 chromosome 8, icTriCast1.1, whole genome shotgun sequence genome:
- the edl gene encoding modulator of activity of ets isoform X1 — protein sequence MVGVWWNGSDVWCDFNSFIFGVCCDPLRFKIGHYMKMALQTADAAPVRYGPTQRWQRLSFDDEDNLPKDPRQWTREHVAQWISLVTQQHGLPEVPSSRFLMNGKALCLMSLGMFLSRVPLGGKLLYKDFQLRLCAALYGVNH from the exons ATGGTCGGTGTGTGGTGGAACGGTTCGGACGTTTGGTGTGATTTTAACTCGTTCATTTTTGGTGTTTGTTGTG ATCCACTACGATTCAAAATAGGGCATTACATGAAGATGGCTTTGCAAACCGCCGACGCCGCCCCCGTTAGATACGGACCCACACAACGGTGGCAGAGACTCTCGTTCGACGACGAGGACAATTTACCAAAAg ATCCCAGACAGTGGACGCGGGAGCATGTGGCCCAATGGATCAGTCTAGTGACCCAACAGCACGGTTTACCTGAAGTACCCTCGTCCAGATTCCTAATGAACGGAAAAGCTTTATGTCTTATGTCACTAGGGATGTTTTTAAGTAGGGTACCGTTAGGAGGGAAGCTTTTATACAAAGATTTTCAATTAAGGCTTTGTGCGGCACTTTACGGCGTCaatcattaa
- the LOC662084 gene encoding guanine nucleotide-binding protein subunit beta-like protein 1 isoform X2, whose amino-acid sequence MGESIQAVHSISHDIITQEKVGMVKFWTITNSSYQLSTSYTCRGGYCRSILLNDNLIVPQEDSTLDIISIKTMSKTARLVPHKHQLGNVMCLQKVELGGKTYILGGFETGDIVLWDYTTAQPCGHLKLRECITSLTFDPVTGRGICGNASNTLQIFTIDKSFNITLKCEISITNEGCNIVKLRDDRKIFVAGNWDGSLRLFSWKSLRLLVVLNEHKGAVTDVQFSVKPVRFWDANIMAASGADGVISLWNLYN is encoded by the coding sequence ATGGGCGAGTCAATCCAGGCCGTCCACTCCATATCACACGACATAATCACACAGGAAAAAGTCGGCATGGTCAAATTCTGGACCATTACCAACTCCTCCTACCAACTCTCCACAAGCTACACTTGTCGCGGGGGCTACTGCCGCAGTATCCTCCTCAACGACAACCTCATCGTGCCCCAAGAGGACAGCACGCTCGACATAATCAGCATTAAAACCATGTCGAAAACCGCCCGTCTGGTGCCCCACAAGCACCAGCTGGGCAACGTCATGTGCCTCCAGAAGGTGGAGCTCGGGGGGAAAACCTACATTCTGGGGGGGTTTGAGACGGGGGACATCGTCCTGTGGGACTACACCACAGCGCAGCCTTGCGGCCACTTAAAACTGCGCGAATGTATCACGTCGCTTACTTTTGACCCGGTGACGGGGCGCGGTATTTGCGGGAACGCCTCGAACACGCTCCAGATTTTTACAATTGATAAGAGTTTTAATATTACGCTCAAATGCGAAATTTCCATCACGAATGAAGGGTGCAATATTGTTAAGTTGCGGGATGATAGGAAGATTTTTGTGGCGGGGAATTGGGACGGGAGTTTGAGGCTCTTCTCCTGGAAGAGTCTCAGGCTTTTGGTCGTTTTGAACGAGCATAAGGGGGCTGTGACCGATGTGCAGTTTTCAGTAAAGCCGGTCAGGTTTTGGGATGCTAATATTATGGCAGCCAGTGGCGCCGATGGCGTTATTTCCTTGTGGAATTTGTACAATTAA
- the edl gene encoding modulator of activity of ets (The RefSeq protein has 2 substitutions compared to this genomic sequence) yields the protein MKMALQTADAAPVRYGPTERWQRLSFDDEDNLPKDPRQWTREHVAQWINLVTQQHGLPEVPSSRFLMNGKALCLMSLGMFLSRVPLGGKLLYKDFQLRLCAALYGVNH from the exons ATGAAGATGGCTTTGCAAACCGCCGACGCCGCCCCCGTTAGATACGGACCCACACAACGGTGGCAGAGACTCTCGTTCGACGACGAGGACAATTTACCAAAAg ATCCCAGACAGTGGACGCGGGAGCATGTGGCCCAATGGATCAGTCTAGTGACCCAACAGCACGGTTTACCTGAAGTACCCTCGTCCAGATTCCTAATGAACGGAAAAGCTTTATGTCTTATGTCACTAGGGATGTTTTTAAGTAGGGTACCGTTAGGAGGGAAGCTTTTATACAAAGATTTTCAATTAAGGCTTTGTGCGGCACTTTACGGCGTCaatcattaa
- the LOC662084 gene encoding guanine nucleotide-binding protein subunit beta-like protein 1 isoform X1, with protein MAVLPPDPVFCLKSDMGHIHSLCFPTTTEDYASRLLAATESGFVYFWDLETNRLQHKQSMGESIQAVHSISHDIITQEKVGMVKFWTITNSSYQLSTSYTCRGGYCRSILLNDNLIVPQEDSTLDIISIKTMSKTARLVPHKHQLGNVMCLQKVELGGKTYILGGFETGDIVLWDYTTAQPCGHLKLRECITSLTFDPVTGRGICGNASNTLQIFTIDKSFNITLKCEISITNEGCNIVKLRDDRKIFVAGNWDGSLRLFSWKSLRLLVVLNEHKGAVTDVQFSVKPVRFWDANIMAASGADGVISLWNLYN; from the exons ATGGCGGTTTTGCCCCCCGACCCTGTCTTTTGTCTAAAAAGCGACATGGGGCACATTCACAGTCTTTGCTTCCCCACAACTACCGAAGACTACGCCTCGAGACTGCTGGCGGCGACTGAGAGCGGCTTCGTGTACTTTTGGGACTTGGAG ACTAATCGCCTCCAACACAAACAATCAATGGGCGAGTCAATCCAGGCCGTCCACTCCATATCACACGACATAATCACACAGGAAAAAGTCGGCATGGTCAAATTCTGGACCATTACCAACTCCTCCTACCAACTCTCCACAAGCTACACTTGTCGCGGGGGCTACTGCCGCAGTATCCTCCTCAACGACAACCTCATCGTGCCCCAAGAGGACAGCACGCTCGACATAATCAGCATTAAAACCATGTCGAAAACCGCCCGTCTGGTGCCCCACAAGCACCAGCTGGGCAACGTCATGTGCCTCCAGAAGGTGGAGCTCGGGGGGAAAACCTACATTCTGGGGGGGTTTGAGACGGGGGACATCGTCCTGTGGGACTACACCACAGCGCAGCCTTGCGGCCACTTAAAACTGCGCGAATGTATCACGTCGCTTACTTTTGACCCGGTGACGGGGCGCGGTATTTGCGGGAACGCCTCGAACACGCTCCAGATTTTTACAATTGATAAGAGTTTTAATATTACGCTCAAATGCGAAATTTCCATCACGAATGAAGGGTGCAATATTGTTAAGTTGCGGGATGATAGGAAGATTTTTGTGGCGGGGAATTGGGACGGGAGTTTGAGGCTCTTCTCCTGGAAGAGTCTCAGGCTTTTGGTCGTTTTGAACGAGCATAAGGGGGCTGTGACCGATGTGCAGTTTTCAGTAAAGCCGGTCAGGTTTTGGGATGCTAATATTATGGCAGCCAGTGGCGCCGATGGCGTTATTTCCTTGTGGAATTTGTACAATTAA